DNA from Variovorax sp. V213:
GGATGCGACGTGCTGCTGCTCGACGACGTGCTCTACACCGGCCGCACCATCCGCGCCGTGCTCAACGAGCTGTTCGACTTCGGCCGCCCGGCCTGCGTGCGGCTTGCCGTGCTGGTCGACCGCGGCGGGCGCGAACTGCCGGTGGCGGCCGATTTCTCCGCGACGACGCTGACGCTGCCGAACACCCAACTGCTCGCTCTGGCCCGCGCCAGCGACGGCGCGTTCAGCCTCAAGGTGGAAGAAAGCAAGTAATGCTCTACAAGCGAAACCCCCAACTCAACAAGAACGGCGAACTGATCCATCTGCTGTCGATCGAGGGCCTGCCCAAGGACATCGTCACGCACATTCTCGACACCGCCGCCAACTTCACGAGCGTGAGCGACCGCGAGGTCAAGAAGGTGCCGCTCTTGCGCGGCAAGAGCGTGTTCAACCTGTTCTTCGAGAACAGCACGCGCACCCGCACCACCTTCGAGATCGCCGCCAAGCGCCTGTCGGCCGACGTCATCAACCTGGACATCGCGCGCTCCTCGGCCACCAAGGGCGAGTCGCTGCTCGACACCATCGCCAACCTGAGCGCCATGGCCGCCGACCTGTTCGTGGTGCGCCACAGCGAATCGGGCGCGCCCTACCTCATTGCGCAGCACGTGGCGCCCCACGTGCACGTGGTGAATGCCGGCGACGGCCGCCACGCGCACCCCACGCAGGGGCTGCTCGACATGTACACGATCCGCCACTACAAGAAAGACTTCTCGAACCTCACGGTGGCGATCGTGGGCGACGTGCTGCACTCGCGCGTGGCGCGCTCCGACATTCATGCCCTCACCACGCTGGGCTGCGCCGAAGTGCGCGTGGTTGGCCCCAAGACGCTGGTGCCCGGCGACATGGCCGGCATGGGCGTGCGCGTGTGCCACACGCTCGAAGAAGGCATCAAGGACTGCGACGTCATCATCATGCTGCGCCTGCAGAACGAACGCATGAGCGGTGCACTGCTGCCTTCGTCGCAAGAGTTCTTCAAGACCTACGGCCTGACGCCGGAGAAACTGCAGCGGGCCAAGCCCGATGCGATCGTGATGCATCCGGGCCCCATCAATCGAGGCGTGGAAATCGATTCCGCCGTGGTCGATGGCAAGCAGAGCGTGATCCTCCCGCAGGTCACCTTCGGCATCGCGGTCCGCATGGCCGTCATGAGCATCGTGGCAGGAAACGAAGCATGAGCAGAACACTGATCACCAACGGCCGCGTCATCGACCCCGCCTCGGGCACCGACAAGAAAGCTGACATCGCCATTGCCGACGGCAAGATCGCCGGCATCGGTGGCATGCCGGCCGGCTTCAAGGCCGACCGCACCATCGATGCCGCGGGCTGCATCGTCGCACCCGGCCTCGTGGACCTCGCTGCACGCCTGCGCGAGCCGGGCTACGAACACGAAGGCATGCTCGAAAGCGAAATGGCCGCGGCCATTGCGGGCGGTGTGACCAGCCTCGTGTGTCCGCCCGACACCGACCCGGTGCTCGACGAGCCCGGCCTGGTCGAGATGCTCAAGTTCCGCGCCGAAAAACTGCAGGGCGCACGCCTGTTCCCGCTCGGCGCGCTCACGCGCAGCCTGGCCGGCGGCGTGCTCACCGAGATGGCCGAGCTCACCGAGGCCGGCTGCATCGGCTTCAGCCAGGCCGATGTGGCCTTGGCCGACACCCAGGTGCTGCAGCGCGCGCTGCTCTACGCAAGCACCTTCGGCTACACCGTGTGGCTGCGCCCGCAAGACCGCGACCTTGGCAAGGGCGTGGCGGCCAGCGGGCCGCTGGCCACGCGCCTGGGCCTGTCGGGCGTGCCCGTGTCGGCGGAAACGATCGCCATCTTCACCATCGTCGAGCTCATGAAGAGCACCGGCGCGCGCGTGCACCTGTGCCGCATCTCCAGCGCCGCGGGCGTGGCGCTGGTGCGCGCGGCCAAGGCCCAGGGCCTGCCGCTCACTTGCGACGTCAGCATCAACTCGCTGCACCTTGCCGACACCGACATCGGCTTTTTCGACAGCCGCGCGCGCCTCAACCCGCCGCTGCGCCAGCAGGGCGACCGCGACGCGCTCTCGGCCGGACTGGCCGACGGCACCATCGACGCGCTGGTGTCCGACCACACGCCGGTCGAGGCCGACGCCAAGACGCTGCCCTTTGCCGAAGCCGAACCCGGCGCCACCGGGCTCGAACTGCTGCTCCCGCTCGCGCTGCAATGGGGCGAGCGCAGCGGCGCTGGCATGTCGCGCGCGCTGGAAGTCATTACTTCCGCACCCGCGCGATTGCTCACGGCCACCGACGCGGCCACCGGCATCGGCCGGCTCGCCGAGGGCGGAGTGGCCGACCTGTGCATCTTCGACCCGGCCATCGAATGGCAGGTGCAGCCCGAGGCGCTCAAGAGCCAGGGCAAGCACACGCCGTTCGCAGGCTACCCGCTGCAGGGGCGCGCGCGCCACACCTTGGTCGCGGGCCGCGTGGTCCACGGCTAGACAAAGAGAGAGGATTCACGTCTCGATGGTTCATTCACTGAAGGCCTGCTGGCGCCTGCTGCACGCGGTGGGGCATGCGCTCAGCGGCTGGTGGACCATCCGCTTCACCTTTCCAGGCCTGTCGCAGCAAGAGCGCAACCTGCGCGTGCAGCAGTGGTCGCGGCGCCTGCTCGAGATCATGGGCGTCACGCTCAAGGTGCAGGGCACGCCGCCCGCGGAAGGTCCGGTGCTGCTCATCTGCAATCACCTCTCATGGCTCGACATCACCGCCATCCACGCCGCGTGCCACGTGCGCTTTGTCTCCAAGGCCGGCGTGAAGCACTGGCCGCTGATCGGCACGCTCTCCACCGGCGCGGGCTCCCTCTACATCGAGCGCGAGCGCCGGCGCGACGCGATGCGTGTGGTGCACCACATGACCGAGGCGCTTCAGGATGGCGACCGCATCGGCGTGTTCCCAGAGGGCACCACCAGCGACGGCCACGGGTTGCTGCCCTTTCATGCCAACCTCTTGCAGGCCGCCATTTCTTCCGGCGCACCGGTGCTGCCCGCCGCGCTGCGCTTTGCCGATGCGGCCACAGGTGAAACCAGCCAGGCGCCGCGCTACATCGACGACGACAACCTGCTGACCTCGCTCTGGAACACGCTGCGCGCACCGCCGCTCCTGGCCATCGTGCGCTTCGGCGAGCCGCAGCAGTCGCTTGGCCGCGAGCGGCGCGCGTGGGCCCAGGCGCTGCACCAGGACGTGCAGCAACTGCGCCGCGACACCCACTGACCCTGCCCACCGCGTGAGCGAGGCCGAAAAAAAGCGCTCCCGAGGGAGCGCTTAACGACGCAGTATTGCGCCGTGAGGAGGAACCGGGATTCGCTTCTTTACTTCTTCATTCAAAGAATGCCGAAGATCTTCAGGCCGATGATCACGACCAGCGGCACTCCGCAGAGCCAGAGGATGATGCTTTTCATGATCGGCGTCTCCGTTGAATAGATAGGGTTCTACATTGGCGGTGCTCGCGGCCATCGCTTGCGGGAGAAACCAGCCCGTGCGCGTGGGCGGGTGCCTACACTTCGGCTGGGGGTTCCCGCTGGTACGCCTGGCCTGGAACGCCAGGGGAGCGTAGCGAGCAGTAGTAAAAAGTAAGTAAATGACGAGAAGGGCACCCACCGGTAAGCCCTAAGCGTGCCAGCAACACTACTCGCCAAGGGGCTGTGCAACCGCATCGGAATTCGACGCCCATAATCCGCCTGCGGCACGCCAGAGCCGCGTCAAACCCAAGGCTCCGGGTCCTGCTGGAAGCGAGCCAGCCATATTGCATTTCTGGCTTTTACGGGACGACACCATGAGCGTGATGCACATGTTTCTACCGGCATCCGAACCTGCGCGCAGTGAGGCTCTGGCGCAGTTTCTGAGAACACACCACATACCGCGCCGCCTCGTGAGAGGTCTTGGGCGCAAAGACCTGGGCGAGCAGACCGGACCCGCCGCACTGGTCGGTCCACCGCAACGCCAGCAGGCGTCGCAGGACTCGAAGACGCCGGCTGCGCCGGGAAGTTGACAGGCTTTTCGCGCCT
Protein-coding regions in this window:
- the pyrR gene encoding bifunctional pyr operon transcriptional regulator/uracil phosphoribosyltransferase PyrR, producing the protein MSSIPDAEALYKELLKGVKALMRPQTKLVGITSGGAWLVERLQKDLGLPGAPGVISSAMHRDDFARRGLSASAQTSLPFDVNGCDVLLLDDVLYTGRTIRAVLNELFDFGRPACVRLAVLVDRGGRELPVAADFSATTLTLPNTQLLALARASDGAFSLKVEESK
- a CDS encoding aspartate carbamoyltransferase catalytic subunit — protein: MLYKRNPQLNKNGELIHLLSIEGLPKDIVTHILDTAANFTSVSDREVKKVPLLRGKSVFNLFFENSTRTRTTFEIAAKRLSADVINLDIARSSATKGESLLDTIANLSAMAADLFVVRHSESGAPYLIAQHVAPHVHVVNAGDGRHAHPTQGLLDMYTIRHYKKDFSNLTVAIVGDVLHSRVARSDIHALTTLGCAEVRVVGPKTLVPGDMAGMGVRVCHTLEEGIKDCDVIIMLRLQNERMSGALLPSSQEFFKTYGLTPEKLQRAKPDAIVMHPGPINRGVEIDSAVVDGKQSVILPQVTFGIAVRMAVMSIVAGNEA
- a CDS encoding dihydroorotase, producing the protein MSRTLITNGRVIDPASGTDKKADIAIADGKIAGIGGMPAGFKADRTIDAAGCIVAPGLVDLAARLREPGYEHEGMLESEMAAAIAGGVTSLVCPPDTDPVLDEPGLVEMLKFRAEKLQGARLFPLGALTRSLAGGVLTEMAELTEAGCIGFSQADVALADTQVLQRALLYASTFGYTVWLRPQDRDLGKGVAASGPLATRLGLSGVPVSAETIAIFTIVELMKSTGARVHLCRISSAAGVALVRAAKAQGLPLTCDVSINSLHLADTDIGFFDSRARLNPPLRQQGDRDALSAGLADGTIDALVSDHTPVEADAKTLPFAEAEPGATGLELLLPLALQWGERSGAGMSRALEVITSAPARLLTATDAATGIGRLAEGGVADLCIFDPAIEWQVQPEALKSQGKHTPFAGYPLQGRARHTLVAGRVVHG
- a CDS encoding lysophospholipid acyltransferase family protein; translated protein: MVHSLKACWRLLHAVGHALSGWWTIRFTFPGLSQQERNLRVQQWSRRLLEIMGVTLKVQGTPPAEGPVLLICNHLSWLDITAIHAACHVRFVSKAGVKHWPLIGTLSTGAGSLYIERERRRDAMRVVHHMTEALQDGDRIGVFPEGTTSDGHGLLPFHANLLQAAISSGAPVLPAALRFADAATGETSQAPRYIDDDNLLTSLWNTLRAPPLLAIVRFGEPQQSLGRERRAWAQALHQDVQQLRRDTH